The genomic region TCATGTCTTCGTCATGGGCGATAACCGCACGAACTCGCTCGACTCCCGCGCCCACATGGGCGACCAGTTCCAGGGAACGATTCCGGAGGAGAACATCCGCGGCAAAGTCTCCTTCATCATTCTGCCGCTGACGCGCATTGGGTCTGTGAACAACCAGGACATTCAGCCGCAGCAGCAGTAGCGTGAGGCGACTCAAGCAGTTGCGCACGTATGAAGTCGCGCTGAGCAAAGCGGGCTTGGGACCTGTCGCAGGTATCGACGAAGCCGGCCGCGGCGCATGCTTCGGCCCTGTCACTATCGCCGCGTGCGTGCTGCCCGACAAGCCCATTCCAGCGCTCGACGGTCTGACGGATTCCAAGAAGCTCACGCCTGCCAAAAGAGCTTCGCTTTACGACGCTATCCTCACCTCCTCGGACGCCCACTGTGTCGTGCATATCCCTGCCGCGGAGGTGGATCGGCGCGGTATCCACAACGCCAACCTTGACGGCGCGCGCCTGGCCGTAGCGGGTCTCGGACTTGCTCCGGGCTTCACGCTTGTCGACGCATTCCGCGTCCCGGGTCTTACCATGCCCCAGTTGCCGATCATCGGCGGGGACTACACCGCCCGCTGCATCGCCGCGGCGAGCGTGCTGGCGAAAGTCAGCCGCGACCGGCTCATCACGAAGATGGCGGAGACTTTCCCTGACTACGGCTTGGAGAGCCATAAGGGCTACGGCACGGCGGCGCACATGGATGCGGTGCGCCGTCACGGTGCGAGCGCGGAGCATCGCTACACTTATGCCAACGTTGCAGCTGCCCACGAGATGTACATGAGGAGCCGGACACAATGAGTGCTGAGGAACTGGACAACTACGAAGCAGAGGTGGAGCTGTCCCTCTACCGCGAGTACCGCGACGTGGTCAGCCAGTTCTCCTACGTGGTCGAGACAGACCGCCGCTTCTACCTGGCCAACGCCGTGGAGCTGATCCCGCACACCGAGGGCAAGGATGTCTACTACGAGGTCCGCATGTCAGACGCGTGGGTCTGGGACATGTACCGTGCGGTCCGTTTCGTCCGCTACGTCCGCGTGATTACCTACAAGGACGTCAACATCGAGGAGCTGGATAAGCCGGAGATGGTCATTCCTGAGTGACCCCTTTTCTAGCTCTGACCGCTAATAGGACCTGTGGATAACGGTGGTTATCCACAGGTTTTGTCGTTCTCGGATGTTTCTCTCCCCCTGACGGAACCGATCGAGGTTCTCCGGTAGTCCAACGAAGTAGATCGTTTCAGCACGACTCTTCACACAGGTTCTGGACAACAGGGGGGACACATGACTGCGGGCATCACGCCGCGCGACCAGTACATGCTGGGAGCACTGGGGGAGACAGAAGTAGCCACCCGCTACGAACAAGCGGGGTACATCATCGTGGCGCGCAACTACCGCTGTCGCGATGGGGAGATAGACATTATCGCCATGG from Corynebacterium genitalium ATCC 33030 harbors:
- a CDS encoding DUF2469 domain-containing protein, whose amino-acid sequence is MSAEELDNYEAEVELSLYREYRDVVSQFSYVVETDRRFYLANAVELIPHTEGKDVYYEVRMSDAWVWDMYRAVRFVRYVRVITYKDVNIEELDKPEMVIPE
- a CDS encoding ribonuclease HII yields the protein MRRLKQLRTYEVALSKAGLGPVAGIDEAGRGACFGPVTIAACVLPDKPIPALDGLTDSKKLTPAKRASLYDAILTSSDAHCVVHIPAAEVDRRGIHNANLDGARLAVAGLGLAPGFTLVDAFRVPGLTMPQLPIIGGDYTARCIAAASVLAKVSRDRLITKMAETFPDYGLESHKGYGTAAHMDAVRRHGASAEHRYTYANVAAAHEMYMRSRTQ